A stretch of the Camarhynchus parvulus chromosome 4, STF_HiC, whole genome shotgun sequence genome encodes the following:
- the CENPC gene encoding centromere protein C isoform X1, with protein MAQALNRLKKDYRARFCHGGGNKIDLQPGQNVLKLIQDCFDSCSSDLTINSPNSSTFVLKNEKRTSIQRQRPKAGSASSVKRARESTEPSPASPLKPVSSRGLSCDSHLKPATPDYVATSKKTESPVSKSEKKNTLKDAEAPCQHLAVPLDPENNGGAVGSPLPVEEAKASPAVKLHFDKWSTPAAAKSHGEVENLEGPQPGRDEQVVPVQGTEGVTASSARTEKTFSSAVLAAVSTRTLGQRYSTSISPPSPRPVKYQEIEIENECEFLIDESDGASFASWISIPTKKKKSKNDGSAAPISKPQPSEKEKTQKKKVKKRKVQGKALTKQKLDHPDVGAFDFKETSVSDPIPNSEENVLTSQSRKSTCVGKTKKDALRQDSPNQKKNTSWKPEAEEPIWPGLETESSDEEQRKTNMPSEDLPMPSSGHQKEKIVSLKKSPKSSKNLQVASKASQHLVKKKQTAKQKLPKVKVAKRETVTQRKKLKISVQKGSNKKPQLQREESSDSGPGEEELEREPVELNEVCTTSLHQKLGTPVIQKLTKPEKPRNALHTPESPGDANNRTPLKALQHPVESVKNPGKKWSAKSSGKIPKKIPRRTNKVLHSSPEGSESQTDSDSSSIQDTARKKKRLPDVKIKSNKRKHNRQHGPQDSFVAGKVVSCQSGPVPEDGLTSSAKSPEQGDISSDNSEDLNYKLRHLLSDEIAKHKIVMPSNTPNVRRTKRIRLRPLEYWRGERVNYTMKPSAGLVISGLVHPETESPRKSKRRKDCPKQKTDKPDRGEIPASLDHSLADASKPVIVLDPVTNNEVHLDCINTADSQTYFFKDEAVEIHKNLNTSLFATGRLILKPYKEKGHQFVDMDTIAFHIIHGKVIVTLHNTSYYLTAGDCFYVPAGNGYNIRNLLNEESVLLFTQLKDRARARNVLMDTSSP; from the exons ATGGCGCAGGCCTTG aatcGTTTAAAAAAAGACTACAGAGCAAGATTCTGCCATGGAGGAGG aAATAAGATTGATCTACAGCCAGGTCAAAACGTACTGAAACTCATACAGGATTGTTTTGATA gtTGCAGCAGTGATCTTACAATAAACTCTCCAAATAGCTCAacctttgttttgaaaaatgagaagagaaCTTCAATCCAGAGACAAAGG CCCAAGGCAGGGTCAGCCAGCTCTGTGAAAAGAGCCCGTGAGTCTACAGAACCCTCACCTGCATCACCGCTGAAACCAGTCAGCAGCAGAG GACTGTCATGTGACTCACACCTGAAGCCTGCAACACCTGATTACGTAGCTACTTCTAAAAAGACAGAGTCTCCTGTGtctaaaagtgaaaaaaaaaatactttaaaagacGCTGAAGCACCGTGCCAGCATCTGGCTGTGCCTTTGGACCCTGAGAATAATGGTGGGGCTGTTGGATCACCTCTTCCTGTGGAGGAAGCGAAAGCTTCTCCTGCAGTTAA ATTGCATTTTGATAAGTGGAGTactccagctgcagcaaagaGCCATGGAGAAGTGGAAAATTTGGAAGGACCTCAGCCTGGGAGAGATGAGCAGGTTGTTCCTGTGCAAGGAACAGAAGGTGTTACTGCATCATCTGCCCGGACAGAGAAGACCTTCTCTTCAGCTGTCTTAGCAGCTGTATCAACAAGAACACTTGGACAGAG ATATTCAACTTCCATATCACCACCATCTCCTCGTCCTGTGAAATatcaagaaatagaaatagaaaatgaatGCGAATTTTTAATTGATGAATCAGATGGTGCATCTTTTGCTTCTTGGATTTCGATACCcactaagaagaaaaaatcaaaaaatgatggctctgcagctcccatttCTAAACCTCAGCCCTCTGAAAAGGAGAAGACACAGAAGAAGAAAGTCAAGAAGAGAAAAGTACAGGGTAAAGCACTTACTAAACAGAAACTGGATCATCCAGATGTTGGAGCTTTTGACTTCAAAGAAACGTCAGTGTCAGATCCAATCCCTAATAGTGAAGAAAATGTCCTTACATCTCAAAGCCGAAAGAGTACTTGTGTGG GAAAGACTAAAAAGGATGCACTTAGACAAGACTCtccaaaccagaaaaagaacACATCTTGGAAACCAGAAGCTGAAGAACCAATATGGCCTGGACTGGAAACGGAATCATCTGATGAAGAGCAGCGTAAAACAAATATGCCAAGTGAGGATTTGCCTATGCCTTCATCTGGGCATCAGAAAGAGAAGATTGTGTCACTGAAAAAGTCTCCCAAGTCTTCCAAGAATCTGCAGGTGGCTTCTAAAGCTTCTCAGCATTTAGttaagaagaaacaaactgctAAGCAGAAACTTCCAAAAGTCAAAGTAGCTAAGAGAGAGACAGTAACTCAAAGGAAAAAGCTTAAAATATCTGTCCAGAAAGGTAGTAATAAAAAGCCTCAGTTACAAAGAGAGGAGAGTTCTGACAGTGGACCTGGTGAAGAAGAGCTTGAAAGAGAGCCTGTAGAACTGAATGAAGTGTGCACCACATCTTTGCATCAGAAATTAGGGACTCCTGTGATTCAGAAGTTGACTAAGCCTGAAAAGCCTAGAAATGCATTACACACACCAGAGTCACCTGGTGATGCCAATAACAGAACTCCTCTAAAAGCACTCCAGCATCCTGTGGAGAGTGTGAAGAATCCTGGAAAGAAATGGTCTGCCAAGTCTTCAGGGAAGATACCCAAAAAGATTCCACGTAGAACCAATAAAGTTCTTCACTCAAGCCCTGAAGGCTCTGAGTCTCAAACAGATTCTGACAGCTCTTCTATACAGgacacagcaaggaaaaaaaagaggttaccagatgtgaaaataaaaagtaacaaaagaaaacataacaGACAACATGGGCCACA GGATTCCTTTGTAGCTGGGAAGGTTGTGAGTTGCCAAAG tggGCCTGTTCCAGAAGATGGACTTACTTCCAGCGCTAAGTCTCCTGAGCAGGGTGATATATCTTCAG ATAATTCTGAAGACTTGAATTACAAATTAAGACATCTGTTGTCAGACGAAATAGCAAAGCATAAAATAG TAATGCCTTCTAACACACCTAATGTTCGTCGGACAAAAAGGATACGGCTGAGACCTCTGGAATACTGGAGAGGCGAGCGTGTAAACTATACTATGAAGCCTTCAG CAGGGCTTGTGATTAGTGGACTCGTGCATCCAGAAACAGAGTCTCCCAGGAAGAGTAAAAGGAGGAAGGATTGTCCCAAGCAGAAAACAGATAAACCAG ATAGAGGAGAGATACCTGCAAGTTTGGACCACAGCCTAGCTGATGCGTCTAAGCCAGTCATTGTACTGGACCCAGTTACAAATAATGAAGTGCATCTAG ATTGTATAAACACTGCAGACAGTCAAACTTACTTCTTCAAAGATGAAGCAGtagaaatacacaaaaatttGAATACGTCTCTATTTGCAACTGGTAGATTGATTCTGAAACCATATAAAGAAAAGGGGCACCAGTTTGTCGACATGGATACAATA GCTTTCCATATTATCCATGGCAAAGTTATTGTGACATTACATAACACATCGTATTACCTGACTGCAGGGGACTGCTTCTATGTTCCAGCAg GAAATGGATATAACATACGTAATCTTCTGAATGAAGAAAGTGTTCTTCTCTTCACACAACTCAAAGACAG AGCAAGAGCAAGAAATGTGTTGATGGACACCTCTTCCCCATAA
- the CENPC gene encoding centromere protein C isoform X3: MAQALNRLKKDYRARFCHGGGNKIDLQPGQNVLKLIQDCFDSCSSDLTINSPNSSTFVLKNEKRTSIQRQRPKAGSASSVKRARESTEPSPASPLKPVSSRGLSCDSHLKPATPDYVATSKKTESPVSKSEKKNTLKDAEAPCQHLAVPLDPENNGGAVGSPLPVEEAKASPAVKLHFDKWSTPAAAKSHGEVENLEGPQPGRDEQVVPVQGTEGVTASSARTEKTFSSAVLAAVSTRTLGQRYSTSISPPSPRPVKYQEIEIENECEFLIDESDGASFASWISIPTKKKKSKNDGSAAPISKPQPSEKEKTQKKKVKKRKVQGKALTKQKLDHPDVGAFDFKETSVSDPIPNSEENVLTSQSRKSTCVGKTKKDALRQDSPNQKKNTSWKPEAEEPIWPGLETESSDEEQRKTNMPSEDLPMPSSGHQKEKIVSLKKSPKSSKNLQVASKASQHLVKKKQTAKQKLPKVKVAKRETVTQRKKLKISVQKGSNKKPQLQREESSDSGPGEEELEREPVELNEVCTTSLHQKLGTPVIQKLTKPEKPRNALHTPESPGDANNRTPLKALQHPVESVKNPGKKWSAKSSGKIPKKIPRRTNKVLHSSPEGSESQTDSDSSSIQDTARKKKRLPDVKIKSNKRKHNRQHGPHGPVPEDGLTSSAKSPEQGDISSDNSEDLNYKLRHLLSDEIAKHKIVMPSNTPNVRRTKRIRLRPLEYWRGERVNYTMKPSAGLVISGLVHPETESPRKSKRRKDCPKQKTDKPDRGEIPASLDHSLADASKPVIVLDPVTNNEVHLDCINTADSQTYFFKDEAVEIHKNLNTSLFATGRLILKPYKEKGHQFVDMDTIAFHIIHGKVIVTLHNTSYYLTAGDCFYVPAGNGYNIRNLLNEESVLLFTQLKDRARARNVLMDTSSP; this comes from the exons ATGGCGCAGGCCTTG aatcGTTTAAAAAAAGACTACAGAGCAAGATTCTGCCATGGAGGAGG aAATAAGATTGATCTACAGCCAGGTCAAAACGTACTGAAACTCATACAGGATTGTTTTGATA gtTGCAGCAGTGATCTTACAATAAACTCTCCAAATAGCTCAacctttgttttgaaaaatgagaagagaaCTTCAATCCAGAGACAAAGG CCCAAGGCAGGGTCAGCCAGCTCTGTGAAAAGAGCCCGTGAGTCTACAGAACCCTCACCTGCATCACCGCTGAAACCAGTCAGCAGCAGAG GACTGTCATGTGACTCACACCTGAAGCCTGCAACACCTGATTACGTAGCTACTTCTAAAAAGACAGAGTCTCCTGTGtctaaaagtgaaaaaaaaaatactttaaaagacGCTGAAGCACCGTGCCAGCATCTGGCTGTGCCTTTGGACCCTGAGAATAATGGTGGGGCTGTTGGATCACCTCTTCCTGTGGAGGAAGCGAAAGCTTCTCCTGCAGTTAA ATTGCATTTTGATAAGTGGAGTactccagctgcagcaaagaGCCATGGAGAAGTGGAAAATTTGGAAGGACCTCAGCCTGGGAGAGATGAGCAGGTTGTTCCTGTGCAAGGAACAGAAGGTGTTACTGCATCATCTGCCCGGACAGAGAAGACCTTCTCTTCAGCTGTCTTAGCAGCTGTATCAACAAGAACACTTGGACAGAG ATATTCAACTTCCATATCACCACCATCTCCTCGTCCTGTGAAATatcaagaaatagaaatagaaaatgaatGCGAATTTTTAATTGATGAATCAGATGGTGCATCTTTTGCTTCTTGGATTTCGATACCcactaagaagaaaaaatcaaaaaatgatggctctgcagctcccatttCTAAACCTCAGCCCTCTGAAAAGGAGAAGACACAGAAGAAGAAAGTCAAGAAGAGAAAAGTACAGGGTAAAGCACTTACTAAACAGAAACTGGATCATCCAGATGTTGGAGCTTTTGACTTCAAAGAAACGTCAGTGTCAGATCCAATCCCTAATAGTGAAGAAAATGTCCTTACATCTCAAAGCCGAAAGAGTACTTGTGTGG GAAAGACTAAAAAGGATGCACTTAGACAAGACTCtccaaaccagaaaaagaacACATCTTGGAAACCAGAAGCTGAAGAACCAATATGGCCTGGACTGGAAACGGAATCATCTGATGAAGAGCAGCGTAAAACAAATATGCCAAGTGAGGATTTGCCTATGCCTTCATCTGGGCATCAGAAAGAGAAGATTGTGTCACTGAAAAAGTCTCCCAAGTCTTCCAAGAATCTGCAGGTGGCTTCTAAAGCTTCTCAGCATTTAGttaagaagaaacaaactgctAAGCAGAAACTTCCAAAAGTCAAAGTAGCTAAGAGAGAGACAGTAACTCAAAGGAAAAAGCTTAAAATATCTGTCCAGAAAGGTAGTAATAAAAAGCCTCAGTTACAAAGAGAGGAGAGTTCTGACAGTGGACCTGGTGAAGAAGAGCTTGAAAGAGAGCCTGTAGAACTGAATGAAGTGTGCACCACATCTTTGCATCAGAAATTAGGGACTCCTGTGATTCAGAAGTTGACTAAGCCTGAAAAGCCTAGAAATGCATTACACACACCAGAGTCACCTGGTGATGCCAATAACAGAACTCCTCTAAAAGCACTCCAGCATCCTGTGGAGAGTGTGAAGAATCCTGGAAAGAAATGGTCTGCCAAGTCTTCAGGGAAGATACCCAAAAAGATTCCACGTAGAACCAATAAAGTTCTTCACTCAAGCCCTGAAGGCTCTGAGTCTCAAACAGATTCTGACAGCTCTTCTATACAGgacacagcaaggaaaaaaaagaggttaccagatgtgaaaataaaaagtaacaaaagaaaacataacaGACAACATGGGCCACA tggGCCTGTTCCAGAAGATGGACTTACTTCCAGCGCTAAGTCTCCTGAGCAGGGTGATATATCTTCAG ATAATTCTGAAGACTTGAATTACAAATTAAGACATCTGTTGTCAGACGAAATAGCAAAGCATAAAATAG TAATGCCTTCTAACACACCTAATGTTCGTCGGACAAAAAGGATACGGCTGAGACCTCTGGAATACTGGAGAGGCGAGCGTGTAAACTATACTATGAAGCCTTCAG CAGGGCTTGTGATTAGTGGACTCGTGCATCCAGAAACAGAGTCTCCCAGGAAGAGTAAAAGGAGGAAGGATTGTCCCAAGCAGAAAACAGATAAACCAG ATAGAGGAGAGATACCTGCAAGTTTGGACCACAGCCTAGCTGATGCGTCTAAGCCAGTCATTGTACTGGACCCAGTTACAAATAATGAAGTGCATCTAG ATTGTATAAACACTGCAGACAGTCAAACTTACTTCTTCAAAGATGAAGCAGtagaaatacacaaaaatttGAATACGTCTCTATTTGCAACTGGTAGATTGATTCTGAAACCATATAAAGAAAAGGGGCACCAGTTTGTCGACATGGATACAATA GCTTTCCATATTATCCATGGCAAAGTTATTGTGACATTACATAACACATCGTATTACCTGACTGCAGGGGACTGCTTCTATGTTCCAGCAg GAAATGGATATAACATACGTAATCTTCTGAATGAAGAAAGTGTTCTTCTCTTCACACAACTCAAAGACAG AGCAAGAGCAAGAAATGTGTTGATGGACACCTCTTCCCCATAA
- the CENPC gene encoding centromere protein C isoform X2 — protein sequence MAQALNRLKKDYRARFCHGGGNKIDLQPGQNVLKLIQDCFDSCSSDLTINSPNSSTFVLKNEKRTSIQRQRPKAGSASSVKRARESTEPSPASPLKPVSSRGLSCDSHLKPATPDYVATSKKTESPVSKSEKKNTLKDAEAPCQHLAVPLDPENNGGAVGSPLPVEEAKASPAVKLHFDKWSTPAAAKSHGEVENLEGPQPGRDEQVVPVQGTEGVTASSARTEKTFSSAVLAAVSTRTLGQRYSTSISPPSPRPVKYQEIEIENECEFLIDESDGASFASWISIPTKKKKSKNDGSAAPISKPQPSEKEKTQKKKVKKRKVQGKALTKQKLDHPDVGAFDFKETSVSDPIPNSEENVLTSQSRKSTCVGKTKKDALRQDSPNQKKNTSWKPEAEEPIWPGLETESSDEEQRKTNMPSEDLPMPSSGHQKEKIVSLKKSPKSSKNLQVASKASQHLVKKKQTAKQKLPKVKVAKRETVTQRKKLKISVQKGSNKKPQLQREESSDSGPGEEELEREPVELNEVCTTSLHQKLGTPVIQKLTKPEKPRNALHTPESPGDANNRTPLKALQHPVESVKNPGKKWSAKSSGKIPKKIPRRTNKVLHSSPEGSESQTDSDSSSIQDTARKKKRLPDVKIKSNKRKHNRQHGPQDSFVAGKVVSCQSGPVPEDGLTSSAKSPEQGDISSDNSEDLNYKLRHLLSDEIAKHKIVMPSNTPNVRRTKRIRLRPLEYWRGERVNYTMKPSGLVISGLVHPETESPRKSKRRKDCPKQKTDKPDRGEIPASLDHSLADASKPVIVLDPVTNNEVHLDCINTADSQTYFFKDEAVEIHKNLNTSLFATGRLILKPYKEKGHQFVDMDTIAFHIIHGKVIVTLHNTSYYLTAGDCFYVPAGNGYNIRNLLNEESVLLFTQLKDRARARNVLMDTSSP from the exons ATGGCGCAGGCCTTG aatcGTTTAAAAAAAGACTACAGAGCAAGATTCTGCCATGGAGGAGG aAATAAGATTGATCTACAGCCAGGTCAAAACGTACTGAAACTCATACAGGATTGTTTTGATA gtTGCAGCAGTGATCTTACAATAAACTCTCCAAATAGCTCAacctttgttttgaaaaatgagaagagaaCTTCAATCCAGAGACAAAGG CCCAAGGCAGGGTCAGCCAGCTCTGTGAAAAGAGCCCGTGAGTCTACAGAACCCTCACCTGCATCACCGCTGAAACCAGTCAGCAGCAGAG GACTGTCATGTGACTCACACCTGAAGCCTGCAACACCTGATTACGTAGCTACTTCTAAAAAGACAGAGTCTCCTGTGtctaaaagtgaaaaaaaaaatactttaaaagacGCTGAAGCACCGTGCCAGCATCTGGCTGTGCCTTTGGACCCTGAGAATAATGGTGGGGCTGTTGGATCACCTCTTCCTGTGGAGGAAGCGAAAGCTTCTCCTGCAGTTAA ATTGCATTTTGATAAGTGGAGTactccagctgcagcaaagaGCCATGGAGAAGTGGAAAATTTGGAAGGACCTCAGCCTGGGAGAGATGAGCAGGTTGTTCCTGTGCAAGGAACAGAAGGTGTTACTGCATCATCTGCCCGGACAGAGAAGACCTTCTCTTCAGCTGTCTTAGCAGCTGTATCAACAAGAACACTTGGACAGAG ATATTCAACTTCCATATCACCACCATCTCCTCGTCCTGTGAAATatcaagaaatagaaatagaaaatgaatGCGAATTTTTAATTGATGAATCAGATGGTGCATCTTTTGCTTCTTGGATTTCGATACCcactaagaagaaaaaatcaaaaaatgatggctctgcagctcccatttCTAAACCTCAGCCCTCTGAAAAGGAGAAGACACAGAAGAAGAAAGTCAAGAAGAGAAAAGTACAGGGTAAAGCACTTACTAAACAGAAACTGGATCATCCAGATGTTGGAGCTTTTGACTTCAAAGAAACGTCAGTGTCAGATCCAATCCCTAATAGTGAAGAAAATGTCCTTACATCTCAAAGCCGAAAGAGTACTTGTGTGG GAAAGACTAAAAAGGATGCACTTAGACAAGACTCtccaaaccagaaaaagaacACATCTTGGAAACCAGAAGCTGAAGAACCAATATGGCCTGGACTGGAAACGGAATCATCTGATGAAGAGCAGCGTAAAACAAATATGCCAAGTGAGGATTTGCCTATGCCTTCATCTGGGCATCAGAAAGAGAAGATTGTGTCACTGAAAAAGTCTCCCAAGTCTTCCAAGAATCTGCAGGTGGCTTCTAAAGCTTCTCAGCATTTAGttaagaagaaacaaactgctAAGCAGAAACTTCCAAAAGTCAAAGTAGCTAAGAGAGAGACAGTAACTCAAAGGAAAAAGCTTAAAATATCTGTCCAGAAAGGTAGTAATAAAAAGCCTCAGTTACAAAGAGAGGAGAGTTCTGACAGTGGACCTGGTGAAGAAGAGCTTGAAAGAGAGCCTGTAGAACTGAATGAAGTGTGCACCACATCTTTGCATCAGAAATTAGGGACTCCTGTGATTCAGAAGTTGACTAAGCCTGAAAAGCCTAGAAATGCATTACACACACCAGAGTCACCTGGTGATGCCAATAACAGAACTCCTCTAAAAGCACTCCAGCATCCTGTGGAGAGTGTGAAGAATCCTGGAAAGAAATGGTCTGCCAAGTCTTCAGGGAAGATACCCAAAAAGATTCCACGTAGAACCAATAAAGTTCTTCACTCAAGCCCTGAAGGCTCTGAGTCTCAAACAGATTCTGACAGCTCTTCTATACAGgacacagcaaggaaaaaaaagaggttaccagatgtgaaaataaaaagtaacaaaagaaaacataacaGACAACATGGGCCACA GGATTCCTTTGTAGCTGGGAAGGTTGTGAGTTGCCAAAG tggGCCTGTTCCAGAAGATGGACTTACTTCCAGCGCTAAGTCTCCTGAGCAGGGTGATATATCTTCAG ATAATTCTGAAGACTTGAATTACAAATTAAGACATCTGTTGTCAGACGAAATAGCAAAGCATAAAATAG TAATGCCTTCTAACACACCTAATGTTCGTCGGACAAAAAGGATACGGCTGAGACCTCTGGAATACTGGAGAGGCGAGCGTGTAAACTATACTATGAAGCCTTCAG GGCTTGTGATTAGTGGACTCGTGCATCCAGAAACAGAGTCTCCCAGGAAGAGTAAAAGGAGGAAGGATTGTCCCAAGCAGAAAACAGATAAACCAG ATAGAGGAGAGATACCTGCAAGTTTGGACCACAGCCTAGCTGATGCGTCTAAGCCAGTCATTGTACTGGACCCAGTTACAAATAATGAAGTGCATCTAG ATTGTATAAACACTGCAGACAGTCAAACTTACTTCTTCAAAGATGAAGCAGtagaaatacacaaaaatttGAATACGTCTCTATTTGCAACTGGTAGATTGATTCTGAAACCATATAAAGAAAAGGGGCACCAGTTTGTCGACATGGATACAATA GCTTTCCATATTATCCATGGCAAAGTTATTGTGACATTACATAACACATCGTATTACCTGACTGCAGGGGACTGCTTCTATGTTCCAGCAg GAAATGGATATAACATACGTAATCTTCTGAATGAAGAAAGTGTTCTTCTCTTCACACAACTCAAAGACAG AGCAAGAGCAAGAAATGTGTTGATGGACACCTCTTCCCCATAA